A single region of the Pseudomonas sp. VD-NE ins genome encodes:
- the recC gene encoding exodeoxyribonuclease V subunit gamma: protein MPDAQSLNAAFMVVQSNSLDELRRLVISIMRRYPLAPLENEIALVQSNGIAQWLKLALAEDPEEDDLGGCGIAAAIDVQLPGSFMWQLYRMVLGRDEIPPKSLLDKAPLTWRLMRLLPQVIDRPHFEPLQRFLTHDTDLRKRYQLSERLADLFDQYQVYRADWLEDWAEGRHQLRTVRGEVKPLPPTSCWQAELWRALLDDVGEQGMAQSRAGVHQRFIERINNLAEAPAGLPSRVIVFGISSLPAQVLEALAGLARFSQVLLCVHNPCRHHWADIVADKDLLRHQYKRQSRKTGMPAVLDPETLHQHAHPLLAAWGKQGRDYINLLDSYDDPNSYRAAFRDGRIDLFSETQPHNLLNQLQDDILELRPLNETREHWPAVDLAQDESIRFHIAHSAQREVEILHDQLLARFSANPDLRPRDVIVMVPDVDSYAPHIRAVFGQLDRHDSRFIPFTLADQGQRGRDPLLIAVEHLLKLPDSRFPVSEILDLLDVPALRARFGVEERDLPTLHRWIEGAGVRWGMNAEQRAGLGLPDELEQNSWHFGLRRMLLGYAVGSANACEGIEPYDEIGGLDAALIGPLVALLDALELAHQQLTQPAQPKEWGFRLQALMQLFFKASNEHDDYLLTQLEELRETWLETCEAVGLADELPLTVVREAWLAGLDQGRLSQRFLAGAVNFCTLMPMRAIPFKLVCLLGMNDGDYPRAQPPLDFDLMGSDYRPGDRSRREDDRYLLLEALLSARNQLYISWVGRSIRDNSERPASVLIGQLRDHLASGWRLLDENRDLLSAMTQEHPLQPFSARYFHEGDQLFSYASEWQVLHQQHEPQNEVQLLTPYVQEEPLSLALLQDFLRNPVRHFFTQRLKVYFEAAEAPLADEEPFVLDALQRYTLSDSLLEAALRQPDNVDQALTAQARRLQNSGLLPMAGFGECLQRELIEPLPDLLQRYQQLLTLWPVPLSSAMPVNLELQGLRLEGWLAGLHQRADGGLLSVTTIPNSIGSIKSRKWHRLTKPWVNHLVACASGLSLSTALVASDDTLLLEPMEQDRAVRFLGDLLLAWQAGMRQPLPIAVKTAFAWLSQNDPLKAEAAARKAYEGDGQTSEGERRESPALSRQYADFDALLEDETFSGWCDALYRPLLEAPWRSLSTEGARA from the coding sequence GCCGAAGACCCTGAGGAAGACGACCTTGGCGGTTGCGGTATTGCCGCAGCGATTGATGTGCAACTGCCGGGCAGTTTCATGTGGCAGCTTTACCGCATGGTACTGGGCCGAGATGAGATTCCTCCCAAATCCCTGCTCGATAAAGCCCCGCTGACCTGGCGCCTCATGCGCCTGCTCCCCCAGGTTATTGATCGCCCGCATTTCGAGCCGTTGCAACGCTTCCTCACTCATGACACCGACCTGCGCAAACGCTATCAATTGTCCGAACGTTTGGCGGATCTGTTCGACCAGTATCAGGTTTACCGGGCTGACTGGCTGGAGGACTGGGCCGAAGGCCGGCATCAATTGCGCACTGTCAGAGGTGAAGTAAAACCATTGCCCCCGACCAGTTGCTGGCAGGCAGAACTGTGGCGCGCGCTGCTGGATGACGTAGGCGAACAAGGTATGGCGCAGAGTCGCGCCGGCGTTCACCAACGGTTCATCGAACGCATCAACAATCTTGCCGAAGCTCCCGCGGGACTGCCTTCGCGGGTAATCGTTTTCGGTATTTCTTCGCTGCCAGCCCAGGTGCTTGAAGCGCTGGCTGGCCTTGCGCGTTTCAGTCAGGTTCTGCTGTGTGTACACAACCCGTGCCGCCACCATTGGGCCGATATTGTCGCCGACAAGGATCTGCTGCGGCATCAATACAAACGGCAATCGCGCAAGACCGGAATGCCAGCAGTGCTGGATCCTGAAACACTGCATCAACACGCCCATCCACTGTTGGCTGCGTGGGGCAAACAGGGCCGGGACTACATCAACCTGCTCGACAGTTATGACGATCCCAATAGTTATCGGGCGGCTTTTCGCGACGGCCGCATAGACCTGTTCAGCGAAACTCAGCCACACAATCTGCTCAATCAACTCCAGGACGATATCCTGGAGTTGCGCCCACTCAATGAAACCCGTGAGCACTGGCCTGCGGTCGATCTGGCGCAGGACGAGTCGATCCGCTTTCACATTGCCCACAGTGCTCAACGTGAAGTCGAAATACTGCATGACCAGCTCCTCGCGCGCTTCAGTGCCAACCCGGATCTGCGTCCGCGCGATGTGATCGTGATGGTGCCTGACGTCGATAGCTACGCACCGCATATCCGCGCAGTATTTGGTCAGCTTGACCGGCATGATTCGCGGTTTATTCCCTTCACGTTGGCGGATCAGGGACAACGTGGCCGTGATCCACTGCTGATCGCGGTCGAACACCTGCTCAAGCTTCCCGACAGTCGCTTTCCGGTCAGTGAAATCCTCGACCTGCTCGACGTTCCCGCACTCCGCGCGCGCTTTGGTGTAGAGGAGCGTGACCTGCCGACACTGCATCGCTGGATCGAAGGAGCGGGCGTGCGCTGGGGCATGAATGCCGAGCAGCGAGCGGGTCTGGGTTTACCCGACGAGCTTGAGCAAAACAGTTGGCATTTCGGCCTGCGTCGCATGCTTCTAGGCTACGCCGTCGGCAGCGCCAACGCGTGTGAAGGGATTGAACCCTACGATGAGATCGGCGGACTCGACGCCGCCCTCATCGGGCCGCTGGTGGCTTTGCTCGATGCTCTGGAGCTCGCCCATCAGCAGCTCACCCAACCGGCTCAGCCCAAGGAGTGGGGATTCCGGTTGCAGGCGCTGATGCAACTGTTCTTCAAAGCCAGCAACGAGCATGACGACTACTTGTTGACCCAACTGGAAGAGCTTCGCGAAACCTGGCTGGAAACGTGTGAGGCTGTAGGTCTGGCGGATGAGCTACCACTGACCGTGGTTCGCGAAGCCTGGCTCGCCGGTCTGGACCAAGGGCGTCTGTCTCAGCGGTTTCTGGCCGGTGCCGTGAATTTTTGTACGCTGATGCCCATGCGCGCCATTCCATTCAAACTGGTCTGCCTGCTGGGGATGAACGACGGCGATTATCCCCGCGCGCAGCCGCCGCTGGATTTCGACCTCATGGGCAGCGATTACCGTCCGGGAGATCGCTCGCGGCGTGAAGATGATCGGTATCTTTTACTCGAGGCGCTGTTGTCAGCACGCAATCAGCTCTACATCAGTTGGGTTGGCCGCAGCATCCGCGACAACAGCGAGCGACCGGCCTCCGTGTTGATCGGCCAGTTGCGCGATCACCTCGCCAGCGGTTGGCGATTGCTCGATGAAAACCGCGATCTGCTGAGTGCCATGACGCAAGAGCACCCGCTGCAGCCGTTCAGTGCGCGCTATTTCCATGAAGGCGATCAACTCTTCAGCTATGCCAGCGAATGGCAGGTTCTGCATCAACAGCATGAGCCTCAAAACGAAGTGCAGTTACTCACCCCTTATGTGCAAGAAGAGCCGTTGAGCCTGGCGTTGTTGCAAGACTTTTTGCGCAATCCAGTCCGGCACTTTTTTACCCAACGCCTCAAGGTGTATTTCGAAGCGGCCGAAGCCCCCTTGGCCGACGAAGAGCCCTTCGTACTGGACGCATTGCAGCGCTACACACTCAGCGACAGTCTGCTCGAAGCCGCACTCAGGCAGCCGGACAATGTCGATCAGGCGCTGACTGCCCAGGCCCGACGCCTGCAGAACAGCGGTCTGCTACCAATGGCCGGGTTCGGCGAGTGCCTGCAACGTGAGCTGATCGAACCTCTGCCGGATTTGCTCCAGCGTTATCAACAACTGCTGACGCTCTGGCCTGTCCCTTTGAGTAGCGCGATGCCGGTCAACCTTGAACTGCAGGGTTTGCGTCTGGAAGGATGGCTTGCGGGTTTGCATCAGCGTGCCGATGGGGGGCTGTTGTCGGTCACCACTATTCCCAACAGCATTGGCTCGATCAAAAGCCGCAAATGGCATCGCCTGACCAAACCCTGGGTCAATCATCTGGTGGCCTGCGCCAGCGGACTTTCCCTGAGCACCGCATTGGTGGCCAGCGATGACACGCTGCTGCTTGAGCCGATGGAGCAGGATCGAGCGGTACGTTTCCTCGGCGATTTGCTCCTCGCCTGGCAGGCCGGGATGCGACAGCCACTGCCGATCGCTGTAAAAACTGCCTTCGCGTGGCTCTCTCAGAACGACCCGCTGAAGGCCGAAGCGGCGGCGCGTAAAGCCTATGAAGGTGATGGGCAGACCAGTGAGGGCGAGCGCCGCGAGAGCCCCGCTTTGTCCCGGCAATACGCCGACTTCGATGCATTGCTTGAGGACGAAACATTCTCCGGTTGGTGTGACGCCTTGTATCGCCCACTGCTTGAAGCACCGTGGCGTTCACTGTCCACTGAAGGGGCTCGCGCATGA
- the recB gene encoding exodeoxyribonuclease V subunit beta has translation MSTKTPLALAFPLQGSQLIEASAGTGKTFTISALYLRLILGHGDEASGFGRELLPPQILVVTFTDAATKELRERIRTRLAEAARFFRDETPAPDALIAELRDQFDALQWPGCANRLDVAAQWMDEAAVSTIHSWCQRMLREHAFDSGSLFTQTLETDHSDLLGEVLRDYWRLFCYPMQGDALNWVRSNWGGPAALLPRVRGLFASERDSDEGKAPAELIEECLQERRAALIELKMPWRQWADELLAICHQGVASKSVDGRKMQARYFEPWFEKLKAWAEDESLEQLDIGTGFTRLTPDGMAEAWKGQAPSHPGLDAMPKLKSSLDALPTPDAAVLQHAAKWVGARFEEEKRRRAEMGFDDMLLRLDAALQSVGGERLATLIREQFPVALIDEFQDTDPVQYRIFESIYRIEENSPETGLFLIGDPKQAIYAFRGADIYTYLRARQATTGRLHTLGTNFRSSHGMVNAVNHVFERAESRTLGRGAFLFREKNGENPVPFLPVESQGRKERLQVAGQDVAALNVWHLSTDQPLSGVVYRQQLAAACASEITALLNGGQSADAGFVQDGKDFRGLKPSDIAILVRDGKEAQAVRSELAARGVRSVYLSDKDSVFAAQEAHDLLSWLKACAEPDVERSLKAALACITLNLPLAELERLNQDELIWETRVMQFRGYRELWRKQGVLPMLRRLLHDFHLPQTLMTRSDGERVLTNLLHLSELMQQAAAELDGEQALIRHLGELLAVSGQAGEEQILRLESDEQLVKVVTIHKSKGLEYPLVFLPFICSAKPVDGSRLPLHYHDAEGKAQISLKPTAELIAQADDERLAEDLRLLYVALTRAQHACWLGVTDLKRGNNNSSVLHLSALGYLLGGGASLGESSELKRWLQDLQQDCPAILTEEMPQPTDEHYQPPRNDAVLSATLLPKRKASENWWIASYSALRISDVLSVGSDEAPDSPQAQKLFDDERLDPDAPREIIAGGADIHRFPRGPNPGTFLHGLLEWAGDEGFAVSREALEDAIARRCNLRGWEGWIITLSDWLQHLLKSPLPVAGGQPPVVLEQLKQYRVEMEFWFASHKVDVLKLDELVRQHTHRGVARVAAEPVQLNGMFKGFIDLTFEHDGRYYVADYKSNWLGVDDLAYTEQAMEQSILDNRYDLQYVLYLLALHRQLKARLPDYDYDRHIGGALYLFLRGSRAESRGVYFVRPPRELIERLDRMFQGKPEPKSEPAWEQGVLL, from the coding sequence ATGAGTACCAAGACCCCCCTCGCACTGGCGTTCCCGCTACAGGGCAGCCAGTTGATCGAAGCCAGTGCCGGTACCGGTAAAACCTTCACGATTTCTGCGCTCTACCTGCGGCTTATCCTCGGGCACGGTGACGAGGCGAGCGGATTCGGCCGCGAATTGTTGCCGCCGCAGATTCTCGTGGTGACCTTCACCGATGCTGCGACCAAGGAGCTGCGTGAGCGCATACGTACGCGTCTGGCAGAGGCCGCTCGATTCTTTCGTGACGAAACGCCTGCACCCGACGCGCTGATCGCTGAATTGCGTGACCAATTCGACGCTCTACAGTGGCCCGGTTGTGCCAACCGCCTCGATGTCGCTGCGCAATGGATGGACGAGGCCGCCGTTTCGACCATCCACAGTTGGTGTCAGCGCATGCTCCGTGAACATGCGTTCGACAGCGGCAGCTTGTTCACCCAAACACTGGAAACCGATCACAGCGACTTGCTCGGTGAAGTGTTACGCGATTACTGGCGGCTGTTCTGTTACCCGATGCAGGGCGATGCCTTGAATTGGGTTCGCAGCAACTGGGGTGGGCCAGCTGCGTTGTTGCCTCGCGTGCGTGGCCTGTTTGCCAGTGAGCGTGACAGCGACGAAGGAAAGGCTCCCGCAGAGCTGATCGAGGAATGCCTGCAAGAGCGCCGTGCAGCGCTGATCGAACTGAAAATGCCGTGGCGTCAGTGGGCAGACGAATTGCTCGCGATCTGCCATCAAGGTGTTGCGAGCAAATCCGTCGACGGACGCAAGATGCAGGCACGTTACTTCGAACCGTGGTTCGAAAAGCTCAAGGCATGGGCTGAAGACGAGTCTCTGGAGCAACTGGATATCGGCACCGGTTTCACCCGACTGACCCCCGACGGCATGGCCGAAGCGTGGAAAGGTCAGGCCCCGAGCCACCCGGGCCTGGACGCCATGCCGAAACTCAAGTCGAGCCTCGATGCATTGCCCACTCCTGATGCCGCTGTGCTGCAACATGCCGCCAAATGGGTAGGCGCACGCTTTGAAGAAGAGAAGCGGCGTCGCGCCGAGATGGGCTTCGATGACATGTTGTTGCGCCTTGATGCAGCTTTGCAATCCGTCGGTGGAGAACGTCTTGCGACGTTGATTCGCGAACAGTTCCCGGTCGCGCTGATCGATGAGTTCCAGGACACCGACCCGGTGCAGTACCGAATCTTCGAGAGCATCTATCGCATCGAAGAAAACAGCCCCGAGACCGGCCTGTTTCTGATCGGTGATCCTAAGCAGGCGATCTACGCTTTCCGCGGTGCAGACATCTACACCTACCTGCGCGCACGTCAGGCTACCACTGGCCGATTGCATACACTGGGCACCAACTTCCGCTCCAGCCATGGCATGGTCAACGCGGTCAATCATGTATTCGAGCGCGCCGAGTCCCGAACGCTGGGACGCGGCGCGTTTTTGTTCCGCGAGAAAAACGGCGAGAACCCGGTGCCATTCCTTCCCGTGGAATCTCAAGGCCGCAAGGAGCGCCTGCAGGTTGCCGGGCAAGATGTCGCGGCGTTGAATGTCTGGCACTTGTCCACCGACCAGCCACTGTCCGGCGTGGTCTATCGCCAGCAATTGGCAGCCGCGTGCGCCAGCGAAATTACCGCGCTGCTCAATGGCGGGCAAAGCGCTGACGCGGGGTTCGTGCAGGATGGCAAAGACTTCAGAGGTCTGAAGCCGTCCGACATTGCGATTCTCGTGCGCGATGGCAAAGAAGCCCAGGCCGTACGCAGTGAACTCGCCGCCCGAGGTGTGCGCAGCGTTTACCTGTCGGACAAGGATTCGGTGTTCGCGGCGCAAGAGGCCCACGATCTGTTGTCCTGGCTCAAGGCTTGTGCCGAGCCAGATGTCGAGCGCTCCCTGAAAGCCGCACTGGCCTGTATCACCCTGAACCTGCCACTGGCAGAGCTGGAGCGTCTGAACCAGGACGAACTGATATGGGAAACCCGGGTCATGCAGTTCCGTGGCTATCGCGAGCTATGGCGCAAACAAGGTGTACTGCCGATGTTGCGCCGCCTCCTGCATGACTTCCATCTGCCGCAAACCTTGATGACACGCAGTGATGGCGAGCGCGTACTGACCAACCTTTTGCATCTGTCGGAATTGATGCAACAAGCGGCTGCGGAACTGGACGGTGAGCAAGCGCTGATTCGACATCTCGGCGAACTGCTGGCAGTGTCCGGACAGGCTGGTGAAGAGCAGATTCTGCGTCTGGAAAGTGACGAGCAACTGGTCAAAGTCGTGACCATCCACAAGTCCAAAGGCCTGGAATATCCCTTGGTGTTCCTGCCGTTCATTTGTTCGGCGAAACCCGTGGATGGCAGTCGCTTGCCACTGCATTATCACGACGCCGAGGGCAAGGCCCAGATAAGCCTCAAGCCGACCGCCGAACTGATTGCGCAAGCGGACGACGAACGCCTGGCCGAAGACCTGCGCTTGCTCTACGTGGCACTGACGCGCGCGCAGCACGCCTGCTGGTTGGGCGTGACGGATCTCAAACGCGGCAATAACAACAGCTCGGTGCTGCACCTTTCGGCGCTGGGTTATCTGCTCGGTGGCGGCGCATCGCTGGGCGAGTCCAGCGAACTGAAACGCTGGCTGCAAGATCTGCAACAGGACTGCCCGGCCATACTTACCGAGGAAATGCCGCAACCCACCGACGAGCATTACCAGCCGCCACGCAATGACGCCGTGCTGAGTGCGACGCTGTTGCCCAAGCGCAAGGCCAGCGAAAACTGGTGGATCGCGTCTTATAGTGCGCTGCGCATCAGCGATGTGCTGAGTGTCGGCAGCGATGAAGCGCCGGACAGCCCGCAAGCGCAAAAGTTGTTTGATGACGAACGCCTGGACCCCGATGCTCCGCGGGAAATAATTGCCGGTGGCGCCGATATCCATCGCTTTCCTCGTGGCCCAAATCCAGGAACGTTCCTTCACGGTTTGCTGGAATGGGCCGGTGATGAAGGCTTTGCCGTTTCCCGCGAGGCGCTGGAAGATGCGATTGCCCGACGCTGCAACCTGCGGGGCTGGGAAGGCTGGATCATCACCCTGAGTGACTGGCTGCAACATCTGCTCAAATCACCTTTGCCGGTTGCAGGCGGGCAACCGCCCGTTGTTCTTGAACAGTTGAAGCAGTATCGAGTCGAGATGGAGTTCTGGTTCGCCAGCCATAAAGTCGATGTCCTCAAACTGGACGAACTGGTGCGTCAGCACACTCACAGGGGCGTGGCCCGTGTGGCGGCAGAACCGGTGCAACTCAACGGCATGTTCAAAGGCTTTATCGACCTGACCTTTGAACACGATGGCCGATATTACGTGGCCGACTACAAGTCCAACTGGCTTGGCGTGGATGATCTGGCCTATACCGAGCAGGCCATGGAACAGTCGATCCTCGACAACCGTTATGACCTGCAATACGTGTTGTACCTGCTGGCGTTGCACCGCCAACTCAAGGCCCGGCTGCCTGATTACGATTACGACCGGCATATCGGCGGGGCGTTGTACCTGTTCTTGCGCGGCTCCCGTGCTGAAAGTCGCGGTGTCTATTTTGTACGTCCGCCCCGTGAGCTTATTGAGCGTCTCGACCGGATGTTCCAAGGCAAACCCGAACCCAAGTCCGAACCCGCCTGGGAACAGGGAGTCCTGCTATGA
- the recD gene encoding exodeoxyribonuclease V subunit alpha — MSRTFADLLPTPLAADSLSRLSPLTSADDLLILLTRWVERGWLRALDKAFVAFLHELERDTDPLVLLAAALTSHQLGHGHVCLDLYETLKAPDFALSLPPEGDVQGGVLLLPSQLLEALDGAHWCKVLAGSSLVALSADSSDSAQQRPLVISGKRLYLRRYWTYERRIDTALRQRLQQVEPTPVDLPQRLNELFGSARPGEVIDWQKLACALATRGAFSIVTGGPGTGKTTTVVRLLALLQAPAVATGHPLRIRLAAPTGKAAARLTESISQQVQSLKVTEEVRAKIPCDVTTVHRLLGSRPGTRHFRHHAGNRLPLDVLVVDEASMIDLEMMANLLDALPPHARLVLLGDKDQLASVEAGAVLGDLCRDAEGGWYSPQTRQWLESVSGESLQDNGLQEDVDGAHPLAQQVVMLRHSRRFGEGSGIGQLARRVNQQLPDEARQLLTAGHYDDVYSLPLKGEHDHTLERLLLEGHGDGPQGYRHYLSVLRDQRPPSGRPLEHPDWVIWAREVLQAFDTFQLLCAVRKGPWGVEGLNQRITAALLKARLIENDQQWYEGRPVLMTRNDYGLGLMNGDIGIALKLPEREGPDAGKPVLRVAFPRNDGQGGVRFVLPSRLNDVETVYAMTVHKSQGSEFAHTALILPDALNPVLTKELIYTGITRAKHWFTLIESRPGVFEEAVQRKVKRLSGLMLELEEGAVPRG, encoded by the coding sequence ATGAGCCGCACCTTTGCCGACCTGCTCCCGACACCGCTGGCAGCTGACAGTCTGTCGAGGCTGTCGCCGCTGACCAGTGCCGACGACCTGCTGATATTGCTGACCCGGTGGGTCGAGCGCGGCTGGCTGCGTGCGCTGGACAAAGCATTCGTCGCGTTCCTTCACGAACTTGAGCGCGATACGGATCCGCTGGTGTTACTCGCTGCTGCCCTGACCAGTCATCAACTTGGCCACGGTCATGTCTGTCTCGATCTTTATGAAACCCTGAAAGCGCCCGACTTCGCGCTTTCGCTACCCCCCGAAGGAGACGTGCAAGGTGGTGTCTTGTTGCTGCCTTCGCAATTGCTCGAGGCGCTCGATGGTGCTCACTGGTGCAAGGTGCTGGCAGGCAGCTCTCTGGTCGCATTGTCGGCGGATAGCAGCGATTCAGCACAACAACGTCCGTTGGTAATCTCGGGCAAACGCCTGTATCTACGACGCTACTGGACGTACGAACGGCGCATCGATACGGCGTTGCGCCAGCGTCTGCAGCAGGTCGAGCCGACACCGGTCGATCTGCCGCAGCGCTTGAACGAGCTGTTCGGATCAGCCAGACCCGGTGAGGTGATCGACTGGCAGAAACTCGCCTGCGCCCTCGCCACTCGCGGCGCCTTCAGCATCGTTACGGGCGGTCCGGGCACCGGCAAAACCACCACCGTGGTGCGTTTGCTGGCCCTGCTGCAAGCGCCCGCAGTCGCTACCGGTCATCCGCTGCGGATTCGTCTGGCGGCCCCGACAGGCAAGGCTGCTGCGCGCTTGACCGAGTCCATCAGTCAGCAAGTGCAGTCGCTGAAAGTCACCGAAGAGGTGCGGGCAAAGATTCCTTGCGACGTCACCACCGTGCATCGCCTGCTGGGCAGCCGTCCCGGCACCCGCCATTTCCGGCATCACGCCGGCAATCGCTTGCCACTGGATGTGCTGGTGGTCGACGAAGCCTCGATGATCGACCTGGAAATGATGGCCAATCTACTCGATGCCTTGCCACCCCATGCGCGACTGGTCTTGCTCGGCGACAAGGACCAACTGGCCTCTGTTGAGGCCGGTGCGGTGCTGGGGGATTTGTGCCGTGACGCCGAGGGTGGCTGGTACAGCCCGCAGACCCGACAGTGGCTGGAGTCGGTCAGCGGTGAATCGTTGCAGGACAACGGTTTGCAAGAGGACGTCGATGGCGCTCATCCGCTGGCCCAGCAGGTGGTGATGCTGCGCCACTCCCGGCGCTTCGGCGAGGGCAGTGGGATTGGTCAGCTCGCGCGTCGGGTCAACCAACAGTTGCCGGATGAAGCGCGCCAGTTGCTCACGGCCGGGCATTATGACGACGTGTATTCGTTACCACTAAAGGGCGAGCACGATCACACGCTGGAGCGACTGTTGCTGGAGGGGCATGGCGACGGCCCACAAGGTTATCGCCATTATCTGAGCGTGCTGCGTGATCAGCGTCCACCCTCGGGCCGGCCACTGGAACATCCGGACTGGGTCATCTGGGCCCGCGAAGTCTTGCAGGCGTTCGACACCTTCCAGTTGCTGTGTGCCGTACGCAAGGGGCCGTGGGGCGTCGAAGGTCTGAATCAACGGATTACCGCCGCGCTGCTCAAAGCACGTCTGATCGAAAATGATCAGCAATGGTACGAAGGCCGTCCGGTGCTGATGACTCGTAACGATTACGGTCTGGGCTTGATGAACGGCGATATCGGGATCGCCCTCAAGCTGCCCGAGCGCGAAGGCCCTGACGCAGGCAAACCGGTGTTACGCGTGGCCTTCCCGCGCAACGACGGTCAGGGCGGCGTGCGCTTCGTATTGCCAAGCCGCCTCAATGACGTCGAAACCGTCTACGCCATGACAGTGCACAAATCCCAGGGTTCGGAGTTTGCCCACACGGCGCTGATCCTGCCGGATGCCTTGAATCCGGTCCTGACCAAAGAATTGATCTACACCGGCATCACCCGCGCCAAGCATTGGTTCACCCTGATCGAATCCCGCCCGGGAGTGTTCGAGGAGGCAGTGCAGCGCAAGGTCAAACGCCTGAGCGGGCTGATGCTGGAACTGGAGGAGGGCGCCGTGCCTCGGGGGTGA
- a CDS encoding YfiR family protein — MKVSVWATGRVVVCKHALLVALLWLLTGAAFAQPQAPTGMAEQRAKSVTQVVLGILSYARWPVEPAQLRLCIVGPTEYTDDLVKGTTQATGRPVTVRRLLADNPAIVSECDAVYIGKLTTDERTRLFASLIGHPVLSISEGGDQCTVGSLFCLRVGDEQVSFEVNLDSVARSGVRIHPSVLQLSRRKPAAP, encoded by the coding sequence ATGAAGGTGTCTGTCTGGGCGACAGGGCGCGTAGTTGTCTGCAAGCACGCGTTGCTTGTTGCTCTGCTCTGGTTGTTGACGGGTGCGGCTTTCGCGCAACCACAAGCGCCGACAGGCATGGCCGAACAGCGGGCCAAATCTGTCACGCAGGTAGTTCTTGGCATTCTCAGCTACGCGCGCTGGCCGGTTGAGCCTGCGCAATTGCGCCTGTGCATCGTCGGCCCGACCGAATACACCGACGACCTGGTCAAAGGCACCACTCAAGCCACCGGCCGGCCGGTCACCGTACGTCGCCTGCTGGCCGACAACCCGGCAATCGTCAGCGAATGCGATGCGGTGTACATCGGCAAACTTACGACGGATGAACGCACTCGCTTGTTCGCTTCGCTGATTGGTCATCCAGTCCTGAGCATCAGTGAAGGTGGCGATCAATGCACGGTCGGCAGCCTGTTCTGTCTGCGCGTTGGCGATGAGCAAGTGTCCTTCGAGGTCAATCTCGACTCCGTTGCCCGCAGCGGCGTACGCATTCACCCCAGCGTGCTGCAATTGTCGCGTCGCAAACCGGCGGCACCATGA